Within Candidatus Aegiribacteria sp., the genomic segment GTAGAATGTTTCCAGCGTTCGGTTTAGAATATCATGATCAAGCGGCTGAAGGCGATCATCCTTGAAGTTCACATACAGAATCCGGTTACGTTCCACGCCTGAATTCAAAAGGCGTTGTATCTCCTGAAATAGAAGATACGTTTTCCCGGATCGACGCATGCCGATTACTACCGAAGCCATATTTCCAACAGGAGACGTAGTCGCACTTCTTGGACTTACTGCAGGAAGAGGCCAATACTGGAAATCAGCTATCAGCTTCTCAAGCATATCCATGATTCATCCTTCCATCAAGGATACTATGGCAAACATCTATCCTTGGCACAAGGTAACATAATCTCCACATATTCCGAGCACCGACAAAGCTTTCAGGTTTATCAGACTTCACCTGACTTATCCTTGTAAAACATGGAGTAGTATTCCCCGATTTGCAGGGTTCAATTCACAGAGAGTTTTTCAGTTTACTACATAGCTCCACAGGAGATATCGCCTGAATATCAGCGTTTATGGGATACTTTTCACTGCCTGGATAAACGATAAACCTTTTTGCAGGCTGAATGTCAGCACAGGAGTGGTAAAACCCCTTTCCCGGTTTGGGAGAAAGGCTTCTCTTTATTTCAATGGCCCATTTATCCCCGTCGGGAAAAACAAGCAACAGATCTACTTCAGCCCCGGTAGAGGTTCGGTAGAAGTATGGTTCGGCTCTATCCGAGATCACTGAGAGAAGCTGCTCGATCACAAAACCCTCCCAGCTCATTCCCACAACAGGATGCGAAAATAGAGACTCCATGTTTTCTATTGCCAGCAGCCCGTGAACAATGCCGCTGTCCCGAACATAAGCCTTAGGGGATTTAACCAGTCGCTTTCGAGTGTTTTTAAACCAGGGCTGGAGTCTTCTGACAAGGAGCAGGTCAACAAGCAGATCAATGTACCCTGAAGCGGTTTTAACGTCCACTCCCATGTTTCTGGCGAGAGCCGTTGTATTCAGCAACCCTCCCTGGTTATGAGCAAGCATCGTCCAGAACCGGCGCAATCTTTCAGCGGGGATCCTGGGGCCGAACTGTGGAATGTCCCTCTCCAGATAGGATTTGATGAAGTCTCTTCTCCATCTGAGGCTGGCTTCATCGCTCTTTGACAGATAGCTGTCGGGAAAACCGCCGCGCAGCCAGAGAGGATCAGAATTACCACCATCAGTGTAAGTTTCCAGAACATCCAGCGGATCGAGTTCCATGTAGCTGACCCGTCCGGCCAGTGTTTCCCCCGACTGCCGGAGCATTTCCAGTGATGCTGATCCCAGAAGCAGATACATCCCGGGTTTTCTTGAGCGGTCGATCATACCTCTTAAAACTGGAAACAGATCCGGAGCCCGATGGATCTCGTCAAGAATGACAAGTTTATCGGTATGCATGCCCAGATACAATTCCGCCTCTGCAAGTTTGGCTTTATCCTGTTCAGATTCCAGATCGAGATATATGGAAGGGCATTTACCCGCCAGGCTCAGGGCGAGAGTAGTCTTGCCTGTCTGTCTTGGTCCCAGTAGCACCACCGCCGGGACCTCTTTCAGCCTGCTTTGCAGCTCTTCAGTTATTCTTCTGTGTATCATGGTTGTAAATATGGAGTGTAACTCCATGAATTGCAAGGTTCATGTTTTTCTGTTTCCGTTATCATCCCCGATTTTCTCCTCATATTTTCTTTTGTTCTTAAGCAGTTCTTCAGAGTTCCATAACAAAGTAACGTTTGTTGTAAGCTTCCCCCCTGCACATGCAGTAGACTGAAACATTCCCTTCTGCGTCCTTATATAATCCGAAGAACTCCTCATGGTTCTGTCCCGGAATCTTAAATATTTCCCTCTCCAGCTCCGAGCCATCGCTGTCCAGAAAAACGATCAGCGCATCATTGGTGTTCCTCGGAGCATTATCCGCAACGCAGAAGCCCCCGGCCAGAACCGAACCTTCATCTATCTCCATCAACGACCGGATATAAACCTGCTGATAACCGCTGTCGGGTTGTACAATATTTCTCCAGGCTTCATTTCCTGCAGCATCCGCCCTCACAACCAGTCCCGACATGGGCCCTTCACAGGGAGAAACAGTCCCGCCCATCAGGTATCCGTCATTAACTGCAGCAGCGCAGTCGAAACCCGAGAACATCCCTGGGTCGCAGCAAAGCTCCCAGATCATATCCCCTTCCAGACTGAATCGCCTTGCAAAAGCCTGCGTCTGATCCGATCCAGGCATCTCTCCAACAAGAAGAAAACCCTCATTGTCAGCCATTACATCTTCTACTTCTTCGTCCAGATCCCCCTCCAACTCCATCAATAAGGAGCCCTGCTCATCCATAAGGAGAATCTGGTAGCTTTCCCATCCTGAACCACGTGACAGATTGCCCCCCATTATTAAACCTCCACCCGGAAGTTCAGCGAATGCATTTGAGTTACCTATATTGACTTCCAGTTCATGCCCGGTCGAAGTGAACCACTCCACTGAACCTGACTGCGATAAACGAGCTGCAGCAGTTAGCATTGACCGAAGGTCAACAGGGCAGGTTATCAGATAGCCTCCATCACTGGTAGCACAAAGCGAACTCAAACTTATTATTCTCTCATCGTTCACCTGGATGGTGTCAATGCTTTCTCCTGCAACCAGTATGATGACTTCGTGAATGTGAGCATCGCTATTCCATCTACTGCAGCCTACAAGCAGCCTTCCCGATTCATCTATAGCATGGCAATCAACGGTCCATTCCTCCGGTATCTGAATATCCACCGGACCCAGAAAACCCGCAGGTACAAGCAGCAGGATGAGGGCGGACGGAATAATACACATCATCAACCTCCCGGTCAGTTCAACAGTTCAGTCTAAGGGCTATCCGGCTGCCGAAGGTCTCGCAATGGTCAGCCGGTTCACTAATCAGGAATGAATATATCCGATTATCAAAATGATGAAATGTTCCTTACTCAATCGAATCTGGATAGCTGTTCCCTCAGCCGTAGCCGTTCAATCGTTTCCTTCTTGATCTGGTTCTTCACAGCTTTAACCTTTATAAATCCAATTATTCGAATTGTCTTTACGATACGTGCTCATTGTGATGAAGGAGAGATTCCGATGATGAACAAGGTGGTTTATGTATTCTTTCTGCTTTCATTCTTATCTAACGCTGTATTTGCAGAGGAGTATGACCAGCTCATAGCTGAAGCCTCTAGCAAGCTATGGGACTCGGATTATCAAGCTGCAATGGAACTGTACCAGCAAGCTTTTCAGATCGAAGATGGTGATGCTTTTGATTACTATTACGCTGCTTGTGCAGCCGCCCGTTGCGAGAACTCCAATCTGGCGTTCGATTATCTCGAAAAAGCTGTCAACAGCAATCTTATCGAAAAGCAGTGGCTGGAGGAAGACGAAGATCTTGTTATCCTCCAATCAGATAGCCGTTGGAATACGCTCCTTGAAGCGATTGATGCCAGAACGGACTCCATTCTGGCTTCATTACCGGAAGAACATCCGGAGGGTCCGGTGGTTGTATTACCTCAGCCCCGGTTATCAAGTGATGTGTCAGTGGAGGAGGCCATGCAGAACCGGCGGTCTCTTCGTATCTATGAGGACTCACCATTGACCATCGCTGAGGTTTCGCAGCTACTGTGGTCTGCCTATGGACTGAGCTACCAGATCGAGAACGGGCCGGACTTTCTGCGTGGCGGTTTAAGAACAGCTCCTTCGGCCGGGGCATTATACCCTCTGGAGCTATATCTGGTTGTTCGAAACGTGACTGATCTCGATCCCGGAATCTACTGGTACAAATCAGAAACCCATGAGCTCGTGCGTATAGCAAGTGAGAATCACTGGGAGGAACTCAGCTATTCAGCGTTCGATCAGATCCATTTCGAGACTGCGGCAGCGGCTATTGTGTGGTCAGCCATTT encodes:
- a CDS encoding ATP-binding protein: MIHRRITEELQSRLKEVPAVVLLGPRQTGKTTLALSLAGKCPSIYLDLESEQDKAKLAEAELYLGMHTDKLVILDEIHRAPDLFPVLRGMIDRSRKPGMYLLLGSASLEMLRQSGETLAGRVSYMELDPLDVLETYTDGGNSDPLWLRGGFPDSYLSKSDEASLRWRRDFIKSYLERDIPQFGPRIPAERLRRFWTMLAHNQGGLLNTTALARNMGVDVKTASGYIDLLVDLLLVRRLQPWFKNTRKRLVKSPKAYVRDSGIVHGLLAIENMESLFSHPVVGMSWEGFVIEQLLSVISDRAEPYFYRTSTGAEVDLLLVFPDGDKWAIEIKRSLSPKPGKGFYHSCADIQPAKRFIVYPGSEKYPINADIQAISPVELCSKLKNSL
- a CDS encoding SagB/ThcOx family dehydrogenase, producing MQNRRSLRIYEDSPLTIAEVSQLLWSAYGLSYQIENGPDFLRGGLRTAPSAGALYPLELYLVVRNVTDLDPGIYWYKSETHELVRIASENHWEELSYSAFDQIHFETAAAAIVWSAIFERCTDKYGDRGRERYVCMDLGHSAENVYLQAYALKIGTCAIGSFSDLILRQAIQMTRIEEPLYIMPLGRI